In Leptospira licerasiae serovar Varillal str. VAR 010, the genomic window CACAGACATTTATTAAAGGTGGAAATGGAAGTCCACCCGGACAAGCAGGAAACATTTCTTTGTATTCCGAATTGGTCCCCAGGCTCTTATAAGATCCGAGATTATTCTAAATCCATCCATCAAGTCCAATTTACGCAGTCCAAACCTGGCTGGAACCTAGAGCAGACGGATCTTGATACTTGGAAAGTTTCTTCCAAAGGAGAAATATTCAAAATTTCTTATCTAGTTTACGGTTTTGAACATACAGTCCGGACAAACTATTTCATAAGCGATTTCATTTTAGTCCATCCCCCTGCTACATTCTTATATCCTAAAGATAGGATCGATATAGAACCTGAACTTAGTTGGAAGAGCTTGGCACCTTTCCGTTTTTGTTATACAGGTTTAAAGAAAAAGGAAGGTCCCAAGCAGACTTGGAAGGCTAAAAACTTCGACGAATTTTTCGACTGCCCTATCCTCCTTACAAACGAAAAACAGATCACATTTAGCGTCGAAAACTGCGAGTTTGATCTAGTCATTCTGGGAGACATCGAAACAAAAGATAAGAAGAAGATCTCCAAAGATCTGGCAACAATAGTAGAGACCCAGATCAAATTAATGGGCGGAACGGAAAACCAATATTACCTTTTTGTCTTAGATATGAGTGATAATCTATATGGAGGATTGGAACATCTCAATTCTAGTATCAACCAATTCGATCCAAACGGATGGTCTAATCCAGATAATTACAGGACACTATTAGAACTTTTATCTCATGAATATTTCCATCATTGGAATGTGAAAAGAATTCGTCCGATCGCGCTTGGACCTTTCGATTATCAAAAGCCTAACTTAACAAAAGAGTTATGGATCGCAGAAGGGATTACAAGTTTTTTCGATGCATATTTCCTTCTTCTTTGCGGGTCTTATTCTCCACAACAATACTTAAACAAACTCTGGAAGGACGTACAGGAACTGGAAGAATCTCTAGGAGAGTCCTGGATGAGCC contains:
- a CDS encoding M61 family metallopeptidase; protein product: MIVKYTLDTYQPHRHLLKVEMEVHPDKQETFLCIPNWSPGSYKIRDYSKSIHQVQFTQSKPGWNLEQTDLDTWKVSSKGEIFKISYLVYGFEHTVRTNYFISDFILVHPPATFLYPKDRIDIEPELSWKSLAPFRFCYTGLKKKEGPKQTWKAKNFDEFFDCPILLTNEKQITFSVENCEFDLVILGDIETKDKKKISKDLATIVETQIKLMGGTENQYYLFVLDMSDNLYGGLEHLNSSINQFDPNGWSNPDNYRTLLELLSHEYFHHWNVKRIRPIALGPFDYQKPNLTKELWIAEGITSFFDAYFLLLCGSYSPQQYLNKLWKDVQELEESLGESWMSLEDSSFTAWTKYYNRPFDPNFSNTGISYYTKGAILSLSMHLYILKETKGKKSLVDIMTALNKQYHQEKKRGFTKAEFFQTAKKATGLDLKLEFEPYITEPKRIPVETYLHLIGIERTASKPKIELGFRVKEEKGRMIVSKILLSKSVKETDINLGDEWIALDDKRILPGNFKELLNQYQPGKKADLLLSRRGKILKRKIKFDSSPSANELWIDEKAEGETKELREIFLHLGKEPRISKPSTKKTISK